One segment of Ureibacillus thermophilus DNA contains the following:
- the flhB gene encoding flagellar biosynthesis protein FlhB: MKLLLPLDIQYFAGEKTEKATPKKRRDARKKGQVVKSQDLSAAILLLVLFLFLIFMAPIMFKGFFSFFIQYYEKYILFENVTADTIMNLYVDSLMKMAVIILPVIAVAMVVGVFSNVLQFGFLFTTETLKLDLKKIDPIKGIKKIISVRAVVNLIKSLLKVAFIGTVTGIIIWMNLDNVLSLAFHNPWNTLTIVAKLTAMMGIASAITLLIVAILDYIYEKFEYERNLRMSKQDIKDEYKNTEGDPLIKSKIKQRQREMAMRRMMQEVPKADVVITNPTHYAVALRYDDESMDAPKVVAKGVDFVAQKIKLIAKENDVVLVENRPLARALYDQVEIGEEVPEEFFKAVAEILAYVYRIKRKI, from the coding sequence TTGAAGCTACTTCTTCCTTTAGACATACAGTATTTTGCAGGTGAAAAAACGGAGAAAGCAACACCGAAGAAGCGCAGAGATGCTCGAAAAAAAGGACAAGTTGTAAAAAGCCAAGATCTATCAGCAGCGATTTTATTGCTCGTTCTTTTTCTTTTTCTTATTTTTATGGCACCCATTATGTTTAAAGGTTTCTTTTCTTTTTTTATACAATACTATGAAAAATACATACTTTTTGAAAATGTGACTGCCGATACAATCATGAATCTGTATGTAGATTCTTTAATGAAAATGGCTGTTATCATATTGCCAGTAATAGCGGTTGCAATGGTTGTAGGAGTCTTTTCAAATGTTTTGCAATTCGGTTTCTTATTTACGACAGAAACGTTGAAGTTGGATTTGAAAAAAATTGATCCCATTAAAGGTATAAAGAAAATTATTTCAGTAAGAGCCGTTGTGAACTTAATTAAGTCTTTGTTAAAAGTTGCATTTATTGGTACCGTTACGGGAATCATTATCTGGATGAATCTTGATAATGTTTTATCCCTAGCTTTTCATAATCCTTGGAATACGTTAACAATTGTTGCAAAACTAACGGCGATGATGGGCATTGCTAGTGCCATTACCTTATTGATTGTGGCAATTCTAGATTATATATATGAAAAATTTGAGTATGAGAGAAATTTGAGAATGTCGAAACAAGACATTAAAGATGAATATAAAAATACGGAAGGGGACCCGCTCATCAAATCGAAAATTAAACAACGGCAACGGGAAATGGCGATGCGGCGCATGATGCAAGAAGTGCCAAAAGCGGATGTAGTCATTACGAACCCAACCCATTACGCAGTTGCTTTAAGATACGATGATGAGTCAATGGATGCTCCTAAAGTCGTAGCAAAAGGTGTAGACTTTGTTGCTCAAAAGATTAAATTGATTGCAAAAGAAAACGATGTAGTTTTGGTTGAAAATCGACCATTAGCGAGGGCGCTTTATGATCAAGTGGAAATAGGAGAAGAAGTGCCAGAAGAATTTTTCAAAGCAGTGGCTGAAATATTAGCTTATGTTTATCGAATTAAACGCAAAATTTAA
- the flhA gene encoding flagellar biosynthesis protein FlhA, giving the protein MNFRDLGVLAFIIVIVAMLVIPLPTWLLSFLIIINITLSLIVLLTAMNMKEALEFGIFPSIILILTLFRLGISISTTRAILSQGDAGDVIETFGEFVTGGNILVGLVIFLLLVIVNFIVITKGSERVAEVAARFTLDAMPGKQMSIDADLNAGLISEKEARERREKVAREADFYGAMDGATKFVKGDAIASIIMVFINLIFGLIIGMLQLGYSFADAANHFSKLTVGDGLVAQIPALLVSTATGIVVTRAASDGNLGQDIIGQLFSQAKLLYVAAGTIFLLGLFTTIPDWITIPIALLLALGAYLMSRKKEENPEELLEMEEEQVTDTLKSPENVVNLLNVDPIEFEFGYGLIPLVDAQQGGDLLDRVVMIRRQLALELGLVIPVVRIRDNIQLQPNEYRIKIKGNEMARGELLLDHYLAMSPGDDDAIDGIDTIEPSFGLPAKWITEEVKEEAEMLGYTVVDPPSVVSTHLTEIIRANAHELLGRQETKQLIDHLRETHAILVDELTPTPLSIGEIQKVLAKLLKENVSIRNLPVIFETLADYAKLTSDTDVLTEYVRQALARQITRQYVQDGSKLKVITVPAKVEKMIADSIQQTEHGNFLAMDPQDSQMVLESIAKEVERVSYMEQTPIILCSPGIRMYLRQLTERYFPQIPILSYNELDANVEIQSVGVVTVE; this is encoded by the coding sequence ATGAATTTTCGCGACTTGGGAGTATTAGCGTTTATCATAGTGATAGTAGCTATGCTCGTAATCCCTCTACCAACATGGTTGCTAAGTTTTTTAATCATCATTAATATAACGCTCTCTTTAATTGTATTACTCACTGCAATGAATATGAAAGAGGCCTTGGAATTCGGAATTTTCCCGTCCATTATATTAATTTTAACTCTTTTTAGGCTGGGAATTAGTATTTCAACAACTCGTGCAATTCTTTCTCAAGGCGATGCAGGAGACGTCATTGAAACTTTCGGGGAATTCGTAACTGGCGGTAATATTTTAGTAGGTTTAGTCATTTTCTTATTGCTAGTAATTGTGAACTTTATTGTTATTACAAAAGGTTCAGAGCGGGTAGCGGAAGTTGCAGCACGTTTTACGCTAGATGCAATGCCAGGAAAGCAAATGAGTATTGATGCAGATTTAAATGCCGGATTAATTTCTGAAAAGGAAGCGAGAGAACGGCGGGAAAAAGTTGCAAGGGAAGCGGATTTTTATGGAGCGATGGATGGTGCAACGAAATTTGTAAAAGGTGATGCTATTGCATCCATAATTATGGTGTTTATAAACTTAATATTTGGTTTGATTATTGGGATGCTTCAATTAGGCTACTCATTTGCTGATGCAGCGAATCATTTCTCCAAATTGACAGTTGGTGATGGTCTAGTTGCCCAAATTCCTGCGTTGCTCGTTTCAACTGCTACTGGTATTGTAGTTACCCGAGCAGCAAGCGATGGAAACTTGGGACAAGATATTATAGGGCAGTTATTTTCTCAGGCGAAATTGTTATATGTAGCAGCAGGAACGATTTTCTTGCTTGGGCTCTTTACGACAATTCCTGACTGGATTACAATTCCAATTGCTTTATTACTTGCCCTTGGAGCTTATTTGATGAGCCGCAAGAAAGAAGAAAACCCAGAAGAATTGTTGGAGATGGAAGAAGAACAAGTGACCGATACATTGAAAAGTCCAGAAAATGTTGTCAATTTGTTGAATGTGGACCCGATTGAATTCGAATTTGGATATGGTTTAATTCCACTTGTTGATGCACAGCAAGGAGGAGATTTGCTAGATCGAGTTGTCATGATTCGGCGTCAACTTGCATTGGAATTAGGTCTTGTAATTCCAGTTGTGCGCATCCGAGACAACATTCAGTTGCAGCCAAATGAATATCGCATAAAAATTAAAGGAAACGAGATGGCAAGAGGAGAACTATTATTAGATCATTATTTAGCCATGAGTCCTGGCGACGACGATGCAATCGATGGAATTGATACGATTGAACCATCCTTTGGACTTCCAGCTAAATGGATTACAGAAGAAGTAAAAGAAGAGGCTGAAATGCTTGGATATACAGTAGTCGACCCTCCAAGTGTCGTATCTACACATTTGACGGAAATCATTCGTGCAAATGCGCATGAACTTTTAGGACGTCAGGAAACAAAACAGCTAATCGATCATTTGAGAGAAACTCATGCCATTTTAGTGGACGAATTAACACCAACCCCATTATCAATTGGTGAAATTCAAAAAGTTTTAGCCAAGTTACTCAAAGAAAATGTATCCATTCGCAACTTGCCGGTTATCTTTGAAACTTTGGCGGATTATGCGAAATTAACGAGCGATACAGATGTGTTGACAGAATATGTTAGACAAGCACTTGCTAGACAAATTACAAGACAATATGTACAGGACGGTTCAAAATTAAAAGTTATTACCGTCCCAGCAAAAGTAGAGAAAATGATTGCGGATAGCATTCAACAAACAGAACATGGGAATTTCTTGGCGATGGATCCTCAAGATTCACAAATGGTCCTTGAATCCATTGCTAAAGAAGTGGAAAGAGTTTCTTATATGGAGCAAACCCCAATTATCCTATGCTCTCCAGGTATTCGAATGTATTTAAGACAATTGACGGAGCGTTATTTCCCGCAAATACCGATCCTGTCCTACAATGAATTGGATGCCAATGTTGAAATCCAAAGTGTCGGGGTGGTGACTGTCGAATGA
- the flhF gene encoding flagellar biosynthesis protein FlhF — MKMKKYIAPSINEAMKQVRADLGEEAVIISSKVVVKKKFFGLIREKNFEVLAGIDEMEPPKFIIPEQKNFPPIVPAKDEHHNEGNVSELMEEISSLKEILNSLKQESIQSSLPDELKPFVDFLKHQELNNELITDICDELFAHLKTEKEISNQEMVQIAKNILHKKFFMLPMGGLSYEKKYVCVLGPTGVGKTTTIAKMAARSVLEKKKKIGFITTDTYRIAAIEQLKTYANLLQAPVEVVYNLNDYQVAIEKFAHLDLVFIDTAGRNYKEVKYVNDLKKLISLDDEVESYLVLSLTAKERDNETIIEQFSEFPIEKFIFTKVDETNSIGAMYNLMFKYNKGLAYYTTGQEVPEDIEEATLEKILDIFFQGEFK; from the coding sequence ATGAAAATGAAGAAATATATTGCCCCTTCCATCAATGAAGCCATGAAACAAGTGCGTGCTGATTTAGGAGAAGAGGCTGTCATCATCAGTTCAAAAGTGGTTGTAAAGAAGAAATTTTTCGGGTTAATCCGAGAGAAAAACTTTGAAGTGCTTGCGGGAATTGATGAAATGGAACCACCAAAATTCATCATTCCCGAACAAAAAAATTTTCCGCCCATTGTCCCGGCTAAAGATGAGCATCATAATGAAGGAAACGTTTCAGAATTAATGGAAGAGATTTCGAGTTTAAAAGAAATTTTAAATTCTCTGAAACAAGAATCCATTCAATCTTCCTTACCTGATGAGCTGAAACCCTTTGTTGATTTTTTGAAACATCAAGAGCTTAATAATGAGCTCATCACGGACATTTGTGATGAGCTTTTTGCTCATTTGAAAACAGAAAAAGAAATTTCCAATCAAGAAATGGTACAGATTGCAAAAAACATATTGCATAAAAAATTTTTTATGCTTCCCATGGGAGGATTATCCTATGAGAAAAAGTATGTGTGTGTGCTAGGACCAACAGGGGTTGGCAAGACAACAACCATTGCCAAAATGGCAGCGCGCAGTGTTTTAGAAAAAAAGAAAAAGATCGGCTTTATTACAACGGATACCTATCGAATAGCTGCCATTGAACAATTAAAGACCTATGCAAATCTCCTTCAAGCGCCGGTCGAAGTCGTTTATAACTTGAATGATTATCAAGTAGCGATTGAAAAATTTGCCCATTTGGATTTAGTGTTTATCGATACTGCGGGGCGCAATTACAAAGAAGTGAAATATGTGAATGATTTGAAGAAATTGATTTCTTTAGATGATGAAGTCGAATCCTATCTTGTCTTATCATTAACAGCTAAAGAAAGAGATAATGAAACGATTATTGAACAATTTAGTGAATTTCCTATTGAGAAATTTATTTTTACCAAAGTGGATGAGACAAATTCTATTGGCGCAATGTATAATTTAATGTTTAAATATAATAAAGGACTTGCTTACTATACTACCGGGCAAGAAGTACCAGAAGATATTGAAGAAGCGACTTTAGAAAAAATACTTGATATATTTTTCCAAGGTGAATTCAAATGA
- a CDS encoding MinD/ParA family protein, which translates to MRDQAEKLRMKMLECQGALGRSIAVVSGKGGVGKSNFTTNFAIKLAKQGKKVMILDMDIGMANVHILIGNQGKYNLRDYLEGNVSFDEIIYRAPYDIHFISGGSGFSSVVEWSKDMFDAFVYGYEKLQKEYDYILFDMGAGATNWALDVLTSIDEIIVITTAEPTSITDAYSMIKFIYFREPSKTFYILANRVYSNIEGKETLERLRNTVLKFLSKEVFILGWMPEDETVRKAVIKQVPFTISYPDTPISKSLDEIIKRFLLEQRKAEISMPSTAGSFLTRLKRIFLKGRG; encoded by the coding sequence ATGAGAGATCAAGCGGAAAAATTGCGAATGAAAATGTTGGAATGTCAAGGGGCTTTAGGAAGATCGATTGCGGTAGTCAGCGGAAAAGGCGGAGTAGGAAAAAGCAATTTTACAACGAATTTCGCAATCAAATTAGCCAAACAAGGTAAAAAAGTCATGATTTTAGATATGGATATTGGAATGGCGAATGTCCATATTTTGATTGGAAACCAAGGGAAATACAATTTAAGGGATTATTTAGAAGGGAACGTTTCCTTTGATGAAATCATCTACCGTGCCCCTTATGATATTCATTTTATTTCCGGCGGTTCCGGCTTTTCTTCAGTAGTAGAATGGTCAAAAGATATGTTTGATGCATTTGTTTACGGCTATGAAAAATTGCAGAAAGAGTATGATTATATTTTATTTGATATGGGAGCGGGAGCAACCAATTGGGCTCTCGATGTGTTGACATCGATTGATGAAATAATCGTTATCACGACTGCTGAACCGACATCCATTACTGATGCTTATTCCATGATCAAATTTATTTATTTTAGAGAGCCGAGCAAAACCTTCTACATCTTAGCCAATCGTGTCTATTCCAATATAGAAGGGAAAGAAACATTGGAGAGGCTGAGAAACACGGTGCTGAAATTTTTGTCAAAAGAAGTATTCATTCTTGGTTGGATGCCGGAAGATGAAACAGTTAGAAAAGCAGTCATTAAACAAGTTCCTTTCACCATCTCGTATCCGGATACGCCGATTTCAAAATCATTAGATGAAATTATCAAACGATTTTTGCTTGAACAACGGAAAGCAGAAATTTCGATGCCTTCGACTGCCGGTTCATTCTTAACTAGATTAAAACGGATTTTCTTGAAAGGTCGTGGTTAG